One region of Variovorax sp. J2L1-78 genomic DNA includes:
- a CDS encoding LysE family translocator has protein sequence MPDAYHLLLFVLAGWLLNVTPGPDVLYIVTNSLRGGWKSGVVAGLGITAGCFVHIFAAALGMGALLAASETAFTVLKWIGAAYLLWIGGKILLARAAPATTDLQAVALSRPLPSSKEIFLGGFWTNVLNPKVVLFFLAFLPQFISPETTGKTSAFLALGVLFNVNSIPVNAGWAIAAAWMARRPVVQRGMHWLDKLAGSMFIVFGVRLALVDRPGA, from the coding sequence ATGCCAGACGCTTATCACCTCCTCCTATTCGTGCTGGCCGGCTGGCTGCTGAACGTCACCCCAGGGCCTGACGTCCTGTACATCGTCACGAACTCGCTACGAGGCGGCTGGAAGTCTGGCGTTGTCGCTGGTCTTGGCATCACAGCTGGCTGCTTTGTGCACATCTTTGCTGCTGCGTTGGGAATGGGCGCACTTCTGGCGGCCTCTGAGACTGCCTTCACTGTCTTGAAATGGATCGGCGCTGCGTACCTGTTGTGGATCGGCGGGAAGATCTTGCTTGCGCGTGCAGCACCGGCGACAACAGACCTTCAAGCGGTTGCTCTATCGCGGCCTCTTCCCAGTTCAAAAGAGATTTTTCTCGGCGGCTTCTGGACCAACGTCCTCAATCCGAAGGTCGTGCTGTTCTTCCTGGCTTTCCTGCCCCAGTTCATCAGCCCGGAAACGACAGGAAAGACCAGTGCGTTCCTTGCTCTTGGTGTACTTTTCAATGTGAACAGCATCCCGGTCAACGCGGGCTGGGCGATCGCGGCTGCGTGGATGGCCAGAAGACCTGTCGTTCAACGCGGAATGCACTGGCTCGACAAGCTTGCTGGCTCGATGTTCATCGTCTTTGGGGTCAGGCTTGCACTGGTCGATCGACCCGGCGCCTAG
- a CDS encoding diaminopropionate ammonia-lyase — MLITNTRATRETYPNDLRSIMSVDNAEQSRKWLSTWGGIYPGSTPLYALDGLATALGVGQILVKDESVRSELGSFKALGAPIALVRLILRLWPNDGLDPQALLSGAYKTKFSDFTVISATDGNHGKGLAAAAQSAGCRCVIVLHANVSAEREAAIAAYGADIVRIQGNYDESVEEAARLARENAWHVVSDTSYDGYEEIPRDVMQGYGTIAAEIVEGSARSKSPVTHVFLQGGVGGLAAGIVSYFWETYGTRRPTAIIVEPEQADCLFQSALSGVAAKATGSVDSVMAGLACGETSPLAWRFLVSSVDYFMTVKDEDAVQAMQVLAKGNESDLPIVSGESGAAGLAGLIQLMRDPKLARQAGLDHSSTVLLISTEGATAPAVYEQLVGESGLGVLARQKEFLDRRASHYA; from the coding sequence ATGCTCATTACCAACACGCGTGCTACGCGCGAAACGTACCCCAATGATCTGCGTTCAATCATGTCTGTCGACAATGCTGAGCAAAGCAGGAAGTGGCTCTCGACATGGGGTGGCATCTATCCAGGGTCAACACCGCTCTACGCGCTGGACGGACTTGCCACTGCACTGGGCGTGGGACAGATTCTCGTGAAGGATGAATCGGTTCGTTCCGAACTTGGCAGCTTCAAGGCACTCGGTGCGCCGATCGCATTGGTTAGGTTAATTCTCCGCCTGTGGCCAAACGACGGCCTGGATCCGCAGGCGCTACTTTCCGGCGCCTACAAGACAAAATTCAGCGACTTCACGGTTATCAGTGCGACGGATGGGAATCACGGCAAAGGCTTGGCTGCGGCAGCGCAGAGTGCAGGTTGCCGCTGCGTGATCGTGCTGCATGCCAACGTCAGCGCCGAGCGGGAAGCGGCTATCGCGGCCTATGGCGCAGATATCGTTCGCATCCAGGGCAATTACGACGAGTCGGTGGAGGAGGCCGCGCGCCTGGCTCGTGAGAATGCCTGGCATGTCGTCTCGGATACGTCATATGACGGCTATGAAGAGATCCCGCGTGATGTGATGCAGGGATACGGCACCATCGCAGCCGAAATCGTTGAAGGGTCGGCGCGGTCGAAATCGCCCGTGACCCATGTCTTTCTGCAAGGTGGTGTGGGCGGACTCGCCGCCGGCATCGTCAGCTATTTCTGGGAAACCTACGGCACCCGCCGTCCGACGGCAATCATCGTTGAGCCCGAGCAGGCGGACTGTCTTTTCCAGAGCGCCCTCAGCGGTGTTGCAGCAAAGGCCACCGGTTCCGTGGACTCCGTGATGGCGGGCCTGGCTTGCGGTGAAACCTCGCCACTGGCCTGGCGCTTCCTGGTATCAAGTGTTGACTACTTCATGACCGTGAAGGATGAGGATGCGGTTCAAGCCATGCAGGTGCTGGCCAAGGGCAATGAAAGTGACCTCCCCATCGTTTCCGGGGAATCTGGCGCCGCTGGTCTGGCCGGCCTGATCCAGCTGATGCGCGATCCCAAGCTCGCACGGCAAGCTGGACTGGACCACTCGTCCACGGTGCTGCTGATTAGCACAGAAGGTGCAACTGCACCGGCGGTTTATGAGCAACTGGTGGGCGAATCCGGCTTGGGCGTGCTGGCGCGGCAAAAAGAGTTTCTCGATCGCAGAGCGAGCCACTACGCGTAA